A stretch of Desulfotalea psychrophila LSv54 DNA encodes these proteins:
- the dxs gene encoding 1-deoxy-D-xylulose-5-phosphate synthase, protein MLQQAQTTSRNTLLDRVDSPKDIRQLTHDDLIILAAEIREKIIDTVSKTGGHLAPSLGVVELTLALHYVFNTPTDKLVWDVGHQSYAHKILTGRRKQFDTLRQYRGMSGFPKRGESDYDAFETGHSSTSISAALGMTLAMDLLQQDNKAIAVIGDGSMTAGMAFEALNHAGHLDKNLIVILNDNEMSISPNVGALSSFLSRKLTGKTMRRVKSHLVEKLQDSDVGENILNVLRKSEESFKSFFTPGMLFEAFKFDYIGPIDGHDIDALISTLNTVRDTAKGPALIHVLTKKGKGYLPAEENPDAFHGVGPFNRQTGKIIKKKGPASYTTVFGQTMLELGKKNKNIVAISAAMVAGTGLTPFSEAYPDRFFDVGIAEQHAITFAAGLASQGMRPVVAIYSSFYQRAMDQIIHDVCIPNLPVTLAIDRAGVVGDDGPTHHGIFDISFLRFIPNLTIMAPKDEAELQQMLVTATGHDGPTAIRYPRGAGEDVSTSQEIESIPILEIGRGELLREGDDILLLPIGNRVYPAMRAAEELAKQGISASVINPRFIKPLDAELICQQAKKTGRIITIEDNTLCSGFGSAVLELLSQKSLYGIKTKILGHPHAFVEHGPQKTLWENSGITSRGIIMAALDLLQKETDPSVANE, encoded by the coding sequence ATGTTACAACAAGCACAGACCACCTCCAGGAACACGCTACTTGACAGAGTTGACTCCCCAAAAGATATCCGTCAACTGACTCATGATGATCTCATCATTCTTGCAGCTGAAATCCGTGAAAAAATCATTGACACCGTTTCCAAAACTGGTGGCCACCTTGCCCCAAGCCTCGGAGTTGTTGAGCTCACCCTCGCCCTGCACTATGTCTTCAATACCCCAACGGACAAACTGGTCTGGGACGTAGGACACCAAAGTTACGCCCATAAAATTTTAACAGGGCGCAGGAAACAATTTGATACCCTGCGCCAGTACAGAGGTATGAGTGGTTTCCCCAAAAGGGGAGAGAGTGACTACGATGCCTTTGAGACAGGACATAGCTCCACCTCTATCTCTGCCGCCTTGGGCATGACCCTCGCTATGGATCTGCTTCAACAGGACAATAAGGCTATTGCTGTTATCGGTGATGGCTCCATGACGGCAGGCATGGCCTTTGAGGCACTCAACCACGCAGGCCATCTCGACAAGAATCTGATTGTTATCCTCAACGATAACGAGATGTCCATCTCGCCCAACGTCGGCGCCCTCTCCAGTTTTCTCAGCAGAAAACTTACCGGTAAGACCATGCGCCGAGTAAAATCCCATCTGGTAGAAAAATTACAGGATTCGGATGTGGGAGAAAACATCCTCAACGTCCTGCGTAAGAGTGAAGAGAGCTTTAAAAGCTTTTTCACCCCAGGAATGCTCTTTGAGGCCTTTAAATTTGACTATATCGGCCCCATCGATGGCCATGATATTGACGCTCTGATCTCCACCCTGAATACCGTTCGCGATACAGCAAAGGGCCCTGCCCTCATCCATGTCCTCACAAAAAAAGGCAAAGGGTACCTGCCGGCAGAAGAAAACCCCGACGCCTTTCATGGTGTTGGCCCATTCAACCGACAGACAGGCAAGATTATTAAAAAGAAGGGACCGGCAAGCTACACCACTGTTTTTGGCCAGACCATGCTTGAGCTGGGGAAAAAAAATAAAAACATTGTGGCTATCTCGGCCGCCATGGTTGCCGGCACCGGTCTTACCCCGTTTTCTGAGGCCTACCCCGATCGTTTTTTCGATGTAGGCATAGCAGAACAGCATGCCATAACCTTTGCAGCAGGTCTTGCCTCGCAGGGAATGCGCCCCGTAGTGGCCATCTATTCCAGTTTTTATCAACGGGCCATGGATCAAATTATCCACGATGTCTGCATCCCCAATCTGCCCGTTACCCTAGCCATAGACCGGGCAGGAGTGGTCGGCGATGATGGGCCAACCCATCACGGCATATTTGATATTTCTTTTTTACGATTTATCCCCAATCTAACCATCATGGCGCCAAAAGATGAGGCCGAACTCCAACAGATGCTGGTTACCGCAACCGGCCATGATGGCCCAACGGCAATTCGCTATCCGCGAGGTGCCGGGGAAGATGTAAGCACAAGTCAAGAAATAGAGAGTATCCCCATCCTTGAAATAGGCAGGGGCGAACTGCTACGGGAAGGCGACGACATCCTCCTCCTCCCCATCGGCAACCGTGTTTATCCGGCAATGAGAGCAGCAGAGGAGTTGGCCAAACAGGGCATCTCTGCCTCGGTGATTAATCCTCGTTTCATCAAACCCCTAGATGCAGAGCTTATCTGCCAACAGGCAAAAAAAACGGGCCGAATTATTACCATCGAAGACAATACCCTCTGCTCCGGCTTTGGCAGTGCCGTCCTTGAGCTTCTCAGCCAAAAAAGCCTCTACGGTATCAAGACCAAAATTCTTGGCCATCCCCATGCCTTTGTTGAACACGGCCCACAAAAAACACTGTGGGAGAACAGCGGCATCACTAGCCGGGGCATTATCATGGCGGCACTCGATCTGCTCCAAAAAGAGACAGACCCTTCAGTAGCAAACGAATAA
- a CDS encoding sensor domain-containing diguanylate cyclase yields MDEFENKSKQELAEEIRHLLEKVSILKGTCAHAYDISKRALIVSEELINYYYDNIPAYVYIKDSQSNYFFVNKSCERLFAMNREDLSKREYNDFDFFDVKMAERLREKDRFVLDTGESIEFEEVGQLLMAKGAEERHYLLLAFPLKDVEGNTVGVCGFSHDITRFKQVEKELQLMNKKLRLSQEELEKKNEELCRLSLTDSLTGLLNRRAIEPLAERAMARSRRSGYSVSLLIFDIDYFKQFNDQYGHVAGDRVLAAAAKEVGNSIRITDSIVRWGGEEFVVLATDTDLVQAVQLANKIRQVVAAISFEDMGGITVSVGLAQYNGKGDFRQWLKCADRALYQAKGRGRNCTVAYSDPLLGGG; encoded by the coding sequence ATGGATGAGTTTGAGAATAAATCCAAACAAGAACTTGCGGAAGAGATAAGACATCTCTTGGAGAAGGTTTCAATCTTGAAAGGGACCTGTGCGCATGCATATGATATTTCCAAGCGGGCCCTGATTGTATCTGAAGAACTCATTAATTATTATTATGATAATATTCCTGCCTATGTCTATATAAAGGATTCTCAGAGTAATTATTTTTTTGTTAATAAGAGCTGTGAGCGCCTCTTTGCTATGAACAGGGAAGATTTATCTAAGAGGGAATATAATGATTTTGATTTTTTTGATGTCAAAATGGCAGAGCGACTCAGAGAAAAGGATAGATTTGTTTTAGATACTGGTGAGAGTATTGAATTCGAAGAGGTGGGGCAACTTTTAATGGCTAAGGGAGCAGAAGAACGTCATTATTTGCTTCTTGCCTTTCCTCTCAAGGATGTGGAGGGCAACACCGTTGGTGTCTGTGGCTTTTCCCACGATATTACCCGGTTTAAGCAGGTGGAAAAAGAGCTCCAGCTGATGAATAAAAAACTTCGGTTAAGCCAGGAAGAGTTGGAAAAAAAGAATGAAGAGCTCTGTCGCCTCTCTTTGACGGATAGTCTTACCGGTCTGTTAAATCGGCGGGCCATTGAACCTCTTGCTGAAAGGGCGATGGCGAGGAGTAGGCGTTCAGGATATTCTGTTAGCCTGCTTATCTTTGATATTGATTATTTTAAGCAGTTTAACGATCAGTATGGGCATGTTGCAGGGGATAGGGTACTTGCTGCCGCAGCTAAAGAGGTTGGGAATTCGATTAGGATCACAGACAGCATTGTTCGTTGGGGTGGCGAGGAATTTGTGGTACTTGCCACGGACACAGATCTGGTTCAGGCGGTACAGCTGGCAAATAAAATACGTCAGGTTGTTGCGGCCATCTCTTTTGAGGATATGGGCGGAATAACGGTGAGTGTTGGCCTTGCTCAGTATAATGGCAAGGGTGATTTCCGGCAGTGGCTTAAATGTGCGGACAGGGCCCTTTACCAGGCAAAGGGGAGGGGGCGCAACTGCACTGTGGCCTATTCCGATCCTCTCCTTGGTGGTGGTTAG
- a CDS encoding omptin family outer membrane protease, producing the protein MGKGILITAGTVIALMGIVTGTSATPLPTNQSIEGNRTVQLGKEQIEVSGRLGFGRIWGESRELVYEKNRKVSELIWPLDNVYMLNAGVSVQPSSWLKLNADIWFAVSNGGGKMDDYDWTAQGMDWTHWSHDEDTPLDRGIMFDINAEIPFYHINRTTFSAFLGLKQDNWKWNSYGGSYIYSHNAFRDSTGTFPDDELGISYEQWWTVPYIGLGFASSLSNWDFSGRLIASPFVQGRDEDMHHLRNLFFEEDFDNSFMWSIDLAANYKIDPQWGIIGAFKYQYYQEALGTTTMTNMVTGEQVFFGGDAAGGDNRALLLTLSLDYQF; encoded by the coding sequence ATGGGCAAGGGTATTTTGATTACGGCCGGGACTGTCATTGCCCTTATGGGCATAGTAACCGGCACCAGTGCCACCCCTCTTCCGACGAATCAATCGATTGAAGGAAACAGAACCGTCCAGCTCGGTAAAGAGCAGATTGAGGTAAGCGGTCGACTCGGTTTTGGCAGGATCTGGGGAGAATCCAGGGAACTGGTATATGAAAAGAACAGAAAGGTCAGCGAATTAATCTGGCCCTTGGACAACGTCTATATGCTCAACGCCGGAGTTTCCGTACAGCCCAGTTCGTGGTTAAAGCTCAATGCAGATATCTGGTTTGCCGTCAGCAATGGCGGCGGCAAGATGGATGATTATGACTGGACTGCCCAGGGCATGGACTGGACCCACTGGTCACACGATGAGGATACCCCCCTTGATAGAGGTATTATGTTTGACATTAACGCTGAAATTCCCTTTTACCATATAAACAGAACCACCTTCTCCGCATTTTTAGGGCTGAAACAGGATAACTGGAAGTGGAATTCCTACGGAGGAAGTTACATCTATTCCCATAATGCTTTTCGAGACTCTACCGGCACCTTTCCCGATGATGAGCTTGGTATAAGCTATGAACAGTGGTGGACAGTACCCTATATCGGACTTGGTTTTGCATCAAGTTTAAGCAATTGGGATTTTTCGGGACGCCTTATCGCTTCGCCCTTTGTCCAGGGAAGGGATGAGGACATGCATCATCTCAGAAACCTTTTCTTTGAGGAGGACTTTGACAACAGCTTTATGTGGAGTATAGATCTGGCAGCAAACTATAAAATTGACCCTCAATGGGGGATTATCGGGGCCTTTAAATACCAATATTACCAAGAGGCCTTGGGCACAACAACCATGACCAATATGGTCACCGGGGAACAAGTGTTTTTTGGCGGAGATGCTGCCGGAGGCGATAACAGAGCACTCTTACTTACCCTTTCCCTGGACTATCAGTTCTAG
- a CDS encoding YhdH/YhfP family quinone oxidoreductase: MVENTFRAFVVREEADGFVGRLETRSLGDLPDNDVLVKVCYSSLNYKDALSVSGNRGITRNYPHTPGIDATGSVVSSKSSLFRPGDRVVVTGYDLGMNTAGGFADYIRVPVDWLVRLPQGLTHREAMILGTAGLTAALSVFKLSQFVAPEDGPIAVSGASGGVGSLATAILAQLGYTVLAVSGKQAEEAFLLSLGADAIIPRVDLESASPRPLLKGCFAGAVDTVGGTVLSNLIKLTKAEGAVTCCGNVASADLDITVYPFILRGISLLGIDSQNCPLQTRELLWNRLATIWKPAGLLEICREISLSELNDAIVGMLAGRLRGRTIVHIAD, encoded by the coding sequence ATGGTTGAAAATACCTTTAGGGCATTTGTTGTCCGCGAAGAGGCTGATGGCTTTGTCGGTCGCCTGGAGACAAGGTCTCTTGGTGATCTTCCCGACAATGATGTATTGGTTAAGGTCTGTTACTCTTCTTTGAACTATAAGGATGCCCTCTCTGTCTCCGGCAACAGGGGGATTACCCGTAATTATCCCCACACTCCGGGAATTGATGCGACGGGAAGCGTTGTCTCTTCAAAATCGTCCCTTTTCAGGCCAGGGGATAGGGTGGTGGTCACCGGTTATGACCTTGGCATGAATACAGCTGGTGGTTTTGCCGACTATATTAGGGTGCCTGTCGATTGGCTTGTCCGTCTACCTCAGGGCCTGACCCATAGGGAGGCAATGATTCTTGGCACAGCAGGCTTAACGGCAGCCCTATCTGTTTTCAAGCTGAGTCAGTTTGTTGCTCCCGAGGATGGACCCATTGCTGTTTCCGGTGCCTCGGGAGGTGTGGGCTCTCTGGCAACGGCGATCCTTGCTCAGCTGGGCTATACTGTTTTGGCTGTTTCAGGAAAACAGGCAGAGGAGGCCTTTCTCTTGTCTTTGGGAGCCGATGCAATTATTCCCCGGGTGGACCTTGAATCAGCCAGCCCGCGTCCTCTGTTAAAGGGGTGTTTTGCCGGTGCCGTTGACACTGTTGGCGGAACAGTCTTAAGCAACCTTATCAAGCTGACCAAGGCAGAGGGGGCCGTGACCTGTTGCGGTAACGTGGCCTCGGCTGATCTTGATATAACCGTTTATCCCTTTATTCTCCGTGGTATCTCTCTTTTGGGTATTGATTCACAGAACTGTCCGCTACAGACCAGAGAGCTCCTCTGGAATAGGCTTGCCACGATTTGGAAGCCCGCAGGTCTGCTGGAAATCTGTAGGGAAATATCACTGTCTGAGCTCAATGATGCCATTGTTGGGATGCTTGCCGGCAGGCTCAGGGGCCGAACCATTGTTCATATAGCGGATTAA
- a CDS encoding methyl-accepting chemotaxis protein, translating into MKLKTRMLLIICTVMALALTTTIGIVTSMSGKLAKQEALEKAEEMAYRYGGTVRADVNIAANAARTLAQVFEGIKTSSAGLENDRTLPQRQLMNQLLKQVLVKNPHFYGVWSIWEPNALDGRDKVFANTEGHDSTGRFVPIWDRYSGRPESRICSKYEHEGEGDYYLIPQRTGKEAITEPYTFNVAGQDYLMATVTVPIIVDGRVLGVVGIDIALKTFQETFAGIKIYETGYLSIVSNSGLYISHPNGDRLGEDFFAMDPWAKEFRQKIKSGKPFITENFSKTLHDRVIRISAPISIGRSDSPWAAIINIPEKEVLKDAHAIKNTCILVAIISMIVLMITVYFFTGQIIRPILRAITFAETVAKGDLSKTITTRREDEIGTLITALNNMVTRLSSMFRDISADVTQLSSSSADLSAVSTQMSTGAHDTTENTDSVAAAVEEMSTNMSCVAAGAEQSFQNINRVAAATEQITGAIEQIARNSEEARNVSKEAVFSAQRSSAKVKALGTIAHEINTVTEVITEISAQTNLLALNATIEAARAGDAGKGFAVVANEIKHLAYQTAEATQEIKEKIEGIQTSTDETVTEIGHISEVIFCTNEIVSSIAEEVNEQSAATREISESISQASLGLKEVSDNVAQSSNVAKMISEDVGHVHQAAEEIADSSSDVKRNAEELSDLSTQLKKMVSQFKV; encoded by the coding sequence ATGAAGTTAAAAACCAGAATGTTGCTCATCATCTGCACAGTGATGGCCCTGGCCCTTACCACCACCATCGGTATAGTGACCAGCATGTCCGGAAAATTGGCAAAGCAAGAGGCCCTCGAAAAGGCGGAGGAGATGGCCTACCGCTACGGTGGAACTGTGAGGGCGGATGTGAACATCGCAGCAAATGCGGCCCGCACCCTGGCCCAGGTTTTTGAGGGGATAAAAACCAGTTCGGCAGGATTAGAGAACGACAGGACGCTCCCCCAGCGACAGCTCATGAATCAACTATTGAAACAGGTTCTTGTTAAAAACCCACATTTTTATGGAGTATGGTCGATTTGGGAGCCCAATGCCCTGGATGGCAGAGATAAGGTCTTTGCTAATACAGAGGGCCATGACAGCACCGGGCGATTTGTACCCATTTGGGATCGATACTCAGGCAGGCCAGAATCGAGGATCTGTTCGAAGTATGAGCATGAAGGAGAAGGCGATTACTACCTTATTCCGCAGAGAACAGGAAAAGAGGCTATTACCGAGCCCTATACCTTCAACGTCGCCGGCCAGGATTATCTGATGGCCACGGTAACCGTTCCCATCATAGTTGACGGCAGAGTTTTAGGCGTGGTGGGTATCGATATCGCCCTGAAAACCTTCCAAGAAACCTTCGCTGGAATTAAGATCTACGAAACGGGATATCTCTCCATCGTCTCCAACAGCGGCCTGTATATTTCCCATCCCAATGGGGACAGACTTGGAGAGGACTTCTTTGCCATGGATCCATGGGCAAAGGAGTTTCGCCAGAAGATTAAGAGCGGAAAACCCTTTATAACAGAGAACTTTTCAAAAACCCTGCACGACAGGGTCATCAGAATCAGTGCCCCAATCTCTATTGGCCGAAGCGACAGCCCTTGGGCGGCCATCATCAATATTCCCGAGAAGGAGGTCTTAAAAGATGCCCACGCCATCAAGAACACATGCATTCTCGTCGCCATCATCTCAATGATTGTCCTTATGATAACAGTCTACTTTTTCACAGGACAGATCATCAGACCAATTCTAAGGGCCATAACCTTTGCCGAGACTGTAGCAAAGGGTGATCTTAGCAAGACCATTACCACCCGGAGAGAGGATGAGATAGGCACCCTTATTACGGCCCTGAACAACATGGTAACAAGACTGAGCTCCATGTTCCGGGATATTTCGGCAGACGTGACCCAGCTCTCATCGTCATCGGCGGACCTCTCCGCGGTCTCCACTCAGATGTCTACGGGTGCCCATGACACCACGGAAAATACAGATAGTGTGGCAGCGGCCGTAGAAGAGATGAGCACCAATATGAGTTGTGTGGCAGCAGGTGCCGAGCAGTCCTTCCAGAACATCAACAGGGTAGCGGCGGCAACGGAACAAATAACAGGGGCCATTGAACAAATCGCCCGCAATTCGGAAGAGGCGCGGAACGTCAGCAAAGAGGCCGTATTCAGCGCCCAGAGATCCTCGGCCAAGGTAAAGGCACTGGGAACCATAGCCCACGAAATCAATACGGTGACGGAGGTAATCACCGAGATATCCGCCCAGACAAATCTTCTTGCCCTGAATGCCACCATTGAGGCGGCACGGGCCGGAGACGCGGGTAAAGGTTTTGCCGTGGTGGCAAACGAGATCAAACATCTGGCATATCAAACCGCCGAAGCCACCCAGGAAATAAAAGAAAAGATCGAGGGCATCCAGACCTCCACCGATGAAACTGTCACGGAGATAGGACATATTTCCGAGGTAATTTTTTGCACAAATGAAATTGTCTCCTCCATCGCCGAGGAGGTAAATGAACAATCGGCTGCCACCCGGGAGATATCCGAGAGTATAAGCCAAGCATCCCTCGGCCTGAAAGAGGTCAGCGACAATGTAGCCCAGAGCTCCAATGTAGCCAAGATGATCTCAGAGGACGTCGGGCACGTACATCAGGCAGCCGAAGAGATAGCCGACAGCAGCTCCGATGTTAAAAGAAACGCAGAAGAACTCTCCGACCTGTCGACCCAGCTAAAGAAGATGGTTAGTCAGTTCAAGGTATAG
- a CDS encoding nitroreductase family protein, giving the protein MNFQEISKKRRAINFFDSDRDVPEDLLREMIDASADTPSSFNLQPWNLMVLRNVEEKERLKSLAWDQAKVAEAPVVLIVLADKSGWQEGYPVFEKNWEEMVKSGAMQLEQRDWFLGATNSLYNWSPDANLAFAAKNAGFFAMSLMYAATALGLETHPMDGFDHEAVRKEFKIPNNYWVPLLLAVGYRKPGLELQPAKWRRNYDEIIISF; this is encoded by the coding sequence ATGAATTTTCAAGAGATAAGCAAAAAGAGGCGGGCCATAAATTTTTTTGACAGTGATAGAGACGTACCAGAAGACCTTTTGCGGGAGATGATAGATGCTTCAGCAGACACACCTTCCAGTTTCAATCTCCAGCCCTGGAATCTGATGGTGCTACGAAATGTGGAAGAAAAGGAAAGGCTGAAATCCCTGGCCTGGGATCAGGCCAAGGTTGCTGAGGCACCGGTTGTGCTCATTGTCCTTGCTGATAAAAGTGGTTGGCAGGAGGGATATCCGGTATTTGAAAAAAACTGGGAAGAGATGGTCAAATCCGGCGCCATGCAACTGGAACAACGGGATTGGTTCCTCGGTGCCACAAACTCTCTCTATAACTGGAGTCCCGACGCAAACCTTGCCTTTGCAGCCAAGAACGCCGGTTTTTTTGCCATGAGTCTTATGTACGCAGCCACAGCTCTTGGCCTGGAAACACATCCCATGGACGGCTTTGATCATGAGGCTGTTCGTAAGGAGTTCAAGATCCCCAATAACTATTGGGTTCCTCTGTTGTTGGCCGTAGGTTATAGGAAGCCAGGTTTGGAGTTACAGCCAGCCAAGTGGAGAAGAAACTATGATGAAATCATAATTTCATTTTAA